A section of the Suncus etruscus isolate mSunEtr1 chromosome X, mSunEtr1.pri.cur, whole genome shotgun sequence genome encodes:
- the CITED1 gene encoding cbp/p300-interacting transactivator 1, whose product MPAMSRIVHDVKGSSSTAKEDAKPEKNFLAYSNLEAKDRRALAILHYPGIATSGGPVTSSGSPSPSLISSGTNFPNKNQPFNLLPSPHLLASMQLQKFNNQYHGVTITTPDQPEEEESLRGIGDQADGAGSLLPDDAPSTAIIDSDPVDEEVLMSLVVELGLDQANELPELWLGQNEFDFTTDFPSCC is encoded by the exons ATGCCAGCTATGTCAAGAATTGTGCATGATGTCAAAGGTAGCTCCTCAACGGCCAAGGAG GATGCCAAGCCAGAGAAGAACTTTTTGGCCTACTCTAACTTGGAGGCAAAAGATCGCAGAGCATTGGCCATCCTGCACTACCCAGGGATAGCCACCAGTGGAGGTCCTGTCACTTCTTCAGGTTCTCCATCTCCATCACTGATAAGTTCTGGCACCAACTTTCCCAATAAAAACCAACCCTTCAACCTGCTCCCTTCCCCTCACTTGCTGGCCAGTATGCAACTGCAGAAGTTTAATAATCAATATCATGGAGTGACTATCACCACTCCAGATCAACCTGAGGAGGAAGAGTCCCTGAGGGGCATTGGGGATCAAGCTGATGGAGCAGGATCACTCCTTCCTGATgatgccccaagcactgccatcaTTGATTCAGACCCAGTGGATGAGGAGGTGCTGATGtcactggtggtggaactggGACTGGACCAAGCCAATGAGCTTCCAGAGCTGTGGCTGGGTCAAAATGAGTTTGACTTTACTACAGACTTTCCATCCTGCTGCTAA